CGGCCTCCCAGCTGGCGTAGTCCTTTTGTTTTTTCGCCTCGCACCACACCCGCACCACACCGGCGCCTGCCGGGGTGCCCGCAAGCCCGCTCACCCGCTCGGCGGCTCCCACGGTTACCTGCCGTTTCAGCGGTCCCAGGGGAAAGGCCTCGTTCTGCTGCGCCTGGGCAGTGCCGGCGGCCTGCACAAAGCCCTGCGCTTTTTTTGCCGCCTTTGCGGCCCGGGCCGCCAGCGGAAACGCCGCCAGCTCCACCAGCAGAAGGATCGCCAGCACCGCGCACAGAATGCCCGGCAGCACGCCCGTGTGCACCGGCTTTTGCCGGGCTGCGGCGGGCGGCGCCGCATACGCCGGGCCGGCCGCCGGGGCAGCCCCGGCAGGCATTCCCTCGGGCTCGGGGGGCTGCCATGCGGGCGCGGAAGGCCCCCCCTGCGCCTCTTGCTGCTGCGCCGCCGAATCGTTGTAACGCCCGCAGTAAGGGCAAATGCCCCCGCACAGCAGATCGTCAAAGCGCTGGCCGCAGCCGGTACATAAGATCTTCACGCTCTTTGCCTCCCCTCAAAAATCTGCGGGGGCCGCCCGGGCGGTTGCTCCGTCCCAGGCCGCCCCCGCGTCGCCTTTGTAATTTTTACGCCTTTACCTTTTTGGCGCTGTAGGTGTTCATGGCGCCCTGGTCCAGCTGATGCTCCGCAGCGGCGCCCTGGGCCCGCAGCTCCTCTTCCAGTTCGCTGGACTTCATGGCCGACAGCGCGCTGGAGCGGATGCTGTCGATGGTGTAGTCGGCGGTAAGCACCGTTTCCTGGCGCACCAGCACCAGCAGGCTGCTGCCAATGTTCACCACGGTGGCCTCGCCGGGCTTCGCGCCTTTCATCGCCGCGGCCGCCTCCTCGCCGTAGTAGCTCATCTGGGAGGGCGAGAAGATGGTGTTGCCCAGGCTCGAGGCGAGCAGGTTGGCGCTGTACTCGCTGCCGCTGATCGCGCTGGCTTTTTTCAGGGTGTCCTCGGCGATCTCCTCCAGGCTCTTGCCCCCGTTCACCTGGGCGGCGGCCTCGTCGGCCAGGGTGCGCATCTTGGCGGTCTGGTCCTCGGTGAGCATCACATAGTTGGTAAAATCAATGATGGGCAGGGTCAGGTAGTCGGCCCGCAGGTAGTTCTGCTCCACCCACTTGGCCAGCTCGTCGTCCGCCACGGCCGCGCCGCCCCCGTTTCCATAGATCATATCCAGCAGGGCGTCCTGCTTTACAATGTTGGCCACATGGCTTTTCAGGCTGGTGCGCCCAATGCCGTTTTTCTCGTAGCTCTTCTGGCTTTGGGTCCAAAGGGTCTCGGTCTGGCTCTCCACCGTGGCCTGCTGCTCCTCGGTCAGCTCGCCCCCCAGCTCGGCGAACCGGGTTTCCACCGCCGCGTACAGCTCGATAAATTTCAAGGTTTCCTCAGCAATATACTCGGCGCCGGTCTGCTCGCTGTCCTTAATCTTGCTGGTCAGGACCTTCTTGGAGTCCTCCACCCTGGTGGCGGCCTGCTCGTAAGCATTATACTGGGCCAGCAGATACACCCCCGCCGGGATCTCCACCCCGCCGATGCTGCCCACCGTGGCAGGGCTCTTGATGGTGCAGCCGAACAGGCTCACGCACAGCAGCGCCGCTGCGGCAAAGGCCGCGGTCTTTTTCATTCTCATGGTCGTTTTATTCCTTTCCTGGGCGGCGGGGCCCGTGGCCCCGCCGGAACGCCCTTGTTGCATGTTTTCCATTATAGTGCCAAACACGTTTTTTTTCAATTGAAAATTGTGCAAAAGCGCTCATTCCGCGCTGCCCTGCCCTTCGGGGGCGGGCCCCAGCGCCTCCAGCACCGCGCGCAGGGCTTCCAGGGGGTCGTCGCCGGGAGCCAGCCGCACCGCCAAATACGGCTTCGCGCTGGTGTTCACCGTTACCCGGCCGGGCAGCGCCGCAGTCGCAGCCTTGATGCGGGGCAGAGTATACCCGTCGGAATAGAGCAGCAGCGCGTCCCGCTTCTGGCCGATCTCGTATACCCCGGCCCGGGCCGCGGTGACCCGCACCAGCGAAATATCCACCAGGCCCGCCACGCTGGCGGGCACGTCGCCGTAGCGGTCGATCAGCTCGTCCAGCACGTCGGCCGCGTCCTCTGCGGTTTCAATGGCCGCAATGCGCTTGTACGCCTCAATGCGGCCCGCTGCCTCGGGGATATAGCCCTCGGGGATATAGGCGTCCACCGTGATATCCAAAAGGCAGTCGCTTTTGTCCGGCGCGGGCGCCTCCCCCTTTGCCAGCGCAATGGCGTTGTTCAGGATCTTCACATACAGCTCGTAACCCACCGCCTCCATATGGCCGTGCTGGCTCTGCCCCAACAGGCTGCCCGCGCCCCGGATCTGTAAGTCCCGCATGGCGATTCGGAAGCCCGATCCAAAACTGGTGAACTCCCGGATGGCCGAGAGCCGCTTGGCCGCCACGTCGGTGAGCACCTTGTCCCGCCGGAAAGTAAAATAAGCGTAGGCCTTTCGCCCCGAGCGCCCCACCCGGCCCCGGATCTGGTACAACTGGGCAAGGCCCATGTGGTCGGCGTCCTCGATGATCAGGGTGTTGCAGTTGCGCACGTCCACCCCGGTCTCGATCAGGGTGGTGCACACCAGCACGTCAATGTCGCCGTCCAGCAGCTTCTGCCATACCTTTGAGAGCTCGGCCTCGGTCATCTTGCCATGGGCGATGCCCACGCGCGCGCCCGGCGCCATTTGGGCCACGGCGGCGGCGCACCGCTCAATGCTCTCCACCCGGTTGTGCAGGTAATACACCTGCCCGCCCCGGGCCAGTTCTTTTTTAATGGCCTCGGCCACGATGGTCTGGTCGTACTCCATCACATAGGTCTCAATGGGCTGGCGCTCCACCGGCGGCTCCTCGATGGTGCTCATGTCCCGGATGCCGCTCATGGCCATATTCAGGGTGCGGGGAATCGGGGTGGCCGAGAGGGTAAGCATGTCCACCCCGATGAACGCCCCCTTGAGCTTTTCCTTGTGTTTAACCCCAAAGCGCTGTTCTTCGTCGATGATTACCAGCCCAAGATCGTGGAACTTCACGTCGTCGGATAAAAGGCGGTGGGTGCCCACCACAATGTCCACCGTGCCGTCCCGCAGCCCGCGCAGCGTTTCCTTCTGCTGGCCCGGCGTGCGAAAGCGCGACAACAGCCCCGCCTTTACCGGAAAGGCCTCCATGCGGGCCAGGATGTTGTTGTAATGCTGCCAGGCAAGAATGGTGGTAGGCGCCAGGATGGCGCACTGCCTGCCGCCCATAATGCACTTGAACGCAGCGCGCAGCGCCACTTCCGTTTTGCCCACGCCCACGTCGCCGCACAGCAGCCGATCCATGGGCCAGGGCCTCTCCATATCCTTTTTGATCTCGGCGGCAGCCGTGAGCTGATCGCCGGTTTCGTCGTACTCAAAGCGGGTCTCAAAATCCCGCTGCCAGTCGTTGTCGGCCGGGAAGGCGTAGCCTTTAGCCTGGCGCCGTTTGGCATACAGGGAGATCAGCTCCTGCGCCATCTCGGCGGCCGCGGCCTTTACCTTGCGGCGGGTCTTGGTCCACTCAGTGCCGCCCAGGCGCGCCAGCTTTACCTTGTCGGCGTCGCCGGGGGCGGTGTAGCGGCTGAGCAGGTCCAGCTGGGTGACCGGCACATACAGGGTGTCGCCCCTGTCGTAGCTGAGCTTCAGGTAGTCCTTCACAACCCCCTGCACCTCCAGCCGCTGGATGCCGGTGTACATGCCGATGCCGTGGTTCTGGTGCACCACATAATCGCCGGGGGCAATGTCGGTCAGGCTGGAAAGCGCGTTTTTGTCCTTTTTGCGGGCGGGCTTTTTTTCCGCCGCCTCCCCCGCCCTGCGGCCGGTGAACAGGGCATACTTTGCAAAGGGGTATTCCGCGCCCGCACTGGTATGGCCGGGCCGCACCGCCACCACCCCGGGGCCGGGCACCACGTCCTTCGCGGCGGTGGCAGCGTAGCCTCTGGCCGCCAGATCCCGGGCCAGGGCCTGCGCTGCGCGGGGCGTGCCCGCCAAAAGCTCCACACAGTAGCCCTGCTTCACCAGCGGGTCCAGGTCCTCGGCCAAAGCGCCCACCTCGCCGCTGAAGGGCGGCAGCGAGTGGGCCGGCGCGTTCACGATGTCCTTTAAGTGCAGCTCGGGCAGGGTGCGGGCAAAATTTTCGCAGCAGATCGAGGTTTCTTTTTGGGCCGCAGCCAGCAAAAAGGGCAAATCCTCATACAGCACATCCAGCCCCGGGCAGAGCACCCCCTCTTCGTACAGGCCTTTCAGCTCCTCGCCCCGGCGGAAGGCCGTGGCCCGCTGCGCCTCCCGGATGGCGCTGGGCTCCT
This window of the Oscillospiraceae bacterium genome carries:
- the mfd gene encoding transcription-repair-coupling factor, whose translation is MFDTLKRSTEYQKIQGGLAAKGPAALFGLPPAGRAQLLALLAAGEGRSLLVVTAGEAEATRFAADLAAFGLPAAVFPPRDFVLRPLEGAGREYEYRRLAVLGDLVGGRLKAVCAPAEAFLQYTVPRAEFCANTLTLKPGMAIPLKELEARLAAAGYHRRGQVEGPGQFSVRGGILDVYPPDAKAPARAEFWGDEIDTLASFDLLSQRRDEPLKKLHISPAREVLFGDAAATAAALRSALGAQKGQRRAAMERAMQPDLEQLDAGVVPEALDKYLALRYPKPATLLDYFADPVLVLEEPSAIREAQRATAFRRGEELKGLYEEGVLCPGLDVLYEDLPFLLAAAQKETSICCENFARTLPELHLKDIVNAPAHSLPPFSGEVGALAEDLDPLVKQGYCVELLAGTPRAAQALARDLAARGYAATAAKDVVPGPGVVAVRPGHTSAGAEYPFAKYALFTGRRAGEAAEKKPARKKDKNALSSLTDIAPGDYVVHQNHGIGMYTGIQRLEVQGVVKDYLKLSYDRGDTLYVPVTQLDLLSRYTAPGDADKVKLARLGGTEWTKTRRKVKAAAAEMAQELISLYAKRRQAKGYAFPADNDWQRDFETRFEYDETGDQLTAAAEIKKDMERPWPMDRLLCGDVGVGKTEVALRAAFKCIMGGRQCAILAPTTILAWQHYNNILARMEAFPVKAGLLSRFRTPGQQKETLRGLRDGTVDIVVGTHRLLSDDVKFHDLGLVIIDEEQRFGVKHKEKLKGAFIGVDMLTLSATPIPRTLNMAMSGIRDMSTIEEPPVERQPIETYVMEYDQTIVAEAIKKELARGGQVYYLHNRVESIERCAAAVAQMAPGARVGIAHGKMTEAELSKVWQKLLDGDIDVLVCTTLIETGVDVRNCNTLIIEDADHMGLAQLYQIRGRVGRSGRKAYAYFTFRRDKVLTDVAAKRLSAIREFTSFGSGFRIAMRDLQIRGAGSLLGQSQHGHMEAVGYELYVKILNNAIALAKGEAPAPDKSDCLLDITVDAYIPEGYIPEAAGRIEAYKRIAAIETAEDAADVLDELIDRYGDVPASVAGLVDISLVRVTAARAGVYEIGQKRDALLLYSDGYTLPRIKAATAALPGRVTVNTSAKPYLAVRLAPGDDPLEALRAVLEALGPAPEGQGSAE